A genomic segment from Bacillus cereus G9842 encodes:
- a CDS encoding purine/pyrimidine permease, translating to MDILDNQHNQNHIMGTLQWFIFLLANSIALPIVVGGLFHLTTEEIFYLMQRTFFVVGISSFLQGWIGHRLPIADGPAGSWVGVFTVLAYATAGQDQLHSTLQILELGMIISGVILIGLGVTGFIGRILFLFTPVVTGTFLLLLCLQLSGVFLKGMLGITATISQIDGFTAIIAFSIFLFVIILSNFGRGFIKSYAVLIGLISGWIIFLIAGKVTVPSQVTHFVQLPQMFAWGLPKWNTGMAVSSFVMVCILVSNTVAAIIAINQATIHKATIEQKQLKDGTWVGGISHIISSVFSTVGIVPLPATAGFIRLTKQKYIRSFLMACALLVVMSLFPSIIRYLASLPSAVASAVLMASFVQLIGIGFNNIKQVPMSERNVTILGVAVLFGSGVMFLPSGALQSLPSVMQYIFGNGLFVGTVVSILLEQIWRAGK from the coding sequence ATGGACATTTTGGACAATCAACATAACCAAAATCATATTATGGGAACTTTGCAATGGTTTATATTTCTATTAGCAAATTCAATCGCACTACCAATTGTCGTTGGTGGATTATTTCATCTTACGACGGAAGAAATATTTTATTTAATGCAGCGTACGTTTTTTGTAGTTGGTATATCTTCTTTCTTACAAGGATGGATTGGGCATAGACTTCCAATTGCGGATGGACCAGCTGGATCTTGGGTTGGTGTATTTACAGTACTTGCTTATGCAACTGCCGGACAAGATCAATTGCATAGTACACTGCAAATTTTAGAGTTAGGAATGATAATCTCCGGTGTTATTTTAATAGGATTAGGAGTAACTGGTTTTATAGGACGTATTTTATTTTTATTTACGCCAGTTGTGACAGGGACGTTTTTACTTTTATTATGTTTACAATTAAGTGGTGTATTTTTAAAAGGAATGCTAGGAATTACAGCTACTATTTCTCAAATCGATGGATTTACAGCGATAATTGCGTTTAGTATATTTTTGTTCGTTATTATACTGTCTAATTTTGGAAGAGGTTTTATCAAAAGTTATGCAGTTTTAATAGGATTAATTAGCGGGTGGATTATTTTTCTCATTGCAGGAAAAGTGACGGTTCCATCTCAAGTAACTCATTTTGTACAACTTCCACAAATGTTTGCTTGGGGACTTCCAAAATGGAATACTGGTATGGCAGTATCCAGTTTCGTTATGGTATGTATTTTAGTTTCAAATACAGTGGCAGCTATTATAGCGATTAATCAAGCTACCATTCATAAAGCAACTATTGAACAAAAACAGTTGAAGGATGGTACGTGGGTTGGAGGGATTTCGCATATCATTTCCTCCGTATTTTCAACTGTAGGTATCGTTCCGTTACCAGCAACGGCAGGATTTATACGCTTAACAAAACAAAAATATATACGATCGTTCTTAATGGCATGTGCGTTACTAGTCGTAATGTCTCTTTTTCCAAGTATTATTCGTTACTTAGCATCTTTACCATCGGCTGTCGCATCGGCTGTTTTAATGGCTTCGTTCGTACAATTAATTGGAATTGGATTTAATAATATAAAACAAGTGCCGATGAGTGAAAGGAATGTAACGATTTTAGGAGTGGCAGTATTATTTGGAAGTGGCGTTATGTTTTTACCGTCTGGAGCACTCCAATCCTTGCCGTCTGTTATGCAATATATATTCGGTAATGGTTTATTTGTAGGTACGGTTGTAAGTATATTGCTAGAACAAATATGGCGCGCTGGAAAGTAA
- the gerE gene encoding spore germination transcription factor GerE, protein MKEKAYQSKPLLTKREREVFELLVQDKTTKEIAGELFISEKTVRNHISNAMQKLGVKGRSQAVVELLRMGELEL, encoded by the coding sequence TTGAAGGAAAAAGCGTATCAATCTAAACCTTTACTCACAAAGAGAGAAAGAGAAGTATTTGAATTACTGGTTCAAGATAAAACAACGAAGGAAATTGCAGGTGAACTTTTTATAAGTGAAAAGACAGTTCGCAACCACATCTCAAACGCAATGCAAAAGCTAGGGGTTAAAGGACGTTCACAAGCAGTTGTGGAGCTTCTTCGTATGGGAGAGCTCGAACTATAA
- a CDS encoding type 1 glutamine amidotransferase domain-containing protein — translation MNGHPTGLWLEELAAPYHLFKKAKFDVDIVSIKGGRVPIDRVSIPNGIPREFKHVASLLQNTRPISNVHFSDYDAVLFGGGHGAIVDFPGNPYVANLIENMYNDNRIVAAVCHGVSSFVGVKNKDSSFFVAGKRITGYTNDEEKAVHLEKRVPFLLESKLKEEGALFYVAPNFTPHVVVDGHLITGQNPQSSVEIGKAIKRAVNKL, via the coding sequence ATGAATGGACACCCGACTGGTTTGTGGCTTGAAGAGCTCGCAGCTCCTTATCATTTATTTAAAAAGGCTAAGTTTGATGTTGATATTGTGTCAATAAAAGGCGGGAGAGTACCTATAGATAGAGTGTCTATTCCGAATGGTATACCTCGTGAATTCAAGCATGTAGCTTCTTTATTGCAAAATACGAGGCCGATTTCAAATGTTCATTTCTCGGATTATGATGCGGTTTTATTTGGTGGTGGCCACGGGGCGATTGTAGATTTTCCAGGTAATCCATATGTAGCAAATTTAATTGAGAATATGTATAACGATAACCGGATTGTAGCGGCTGTTTGTCACGGAGTAAGTTCCTTTGTCGGTGTGAAAAATAAGGATAGCTCGTTTTTTGTTGCCGGTAAGCGTATAACAGGTTATACAAACGATGAAGAAAAAGCTGTACATTTAGAAAAGCGCGTTCCGTTTTTGTTAGAAAGTAAGTTGAAAGAAGAAGGAGCTTTGTTTTATGTAGCTCCCAATTTTACGCCGCATGTGGTAGTAGATGGGCATTTAATTACAGGACAAAATCCACAGTCTAGCGTGGAAATAGGTAAGGCTATAAAAAGGGCTGTAAATAAATTATAG